ATTGAACGAGTTGGTGCAGCAACTGCGGAATGCCGAGGAGGAACGTCGCAACATGGGCGATTTGACCCATCGCCCCTACGCGACGCAGGCCTTCGCTGTGGAATGGTGGTTGCGCATGCGCGAGGTCGCTCCCGAAAGTGCCCAGCAGGTTGCGCAAGCAATGGAAACTG
The Kiritimatiellia bacterium DNA segment above includes these coding regions:
- a CDS encoding type I restriction endonuclease subunit R: LNELVQQLRNAEEERRNMGDLTHRPYATQAFAVEWWLRMREVAPESAQQVAQAMETAFAEFPHWMSNERQEAELRGRLYKALIAAGVHSNAVVAWADAVLNLLRRAAE